From Sinorhizobium sp. RAC02, a single genomic window includes:
- a CDS encoding mechanosensitive ion channel domain-containing protein produces MAAFSKMVSVGMMFTAVALSVVILLGVSATAAQDNTEAKAQPESVQHFIGLLANPDVQAWLLEQQKSATPAKTETEPAQPALGDRVSFADVTTKFRSHVADLLAAAHSLPSETFRAGALLERDIRTNGGTRPVFLVAAFVAAGLGAQWLFRRASAGWRARMATASFATVREKLIAIAARLLWAACYVLSFGLGSIGFFLLFEWPTLIREVVVAYLFAIVVFRLATALLDVVLAPVRENENQFRLVPVSNETAQFWAKRLGYAIGWYAFGSVTIRLLSTLGFSDATRQLVAYSLGLVLFAIGIEAVWRAPREAPAGRAGLRLRKVLWTAYLVGVWLLWVIGAIKLFWIAVVCAALPAAIALTRASVSNILRAPGAEDSQEKGTVLSVIIERGIRAALIVGAIVFLANVLGVRLTEMTMQDSPALRLGRGLLSAGIILLVVDLAWNIVKVLIDHKIGDSQEAFEIGSEQERRRSRIRTLLPILRNLLMILFAAVAVMMALSSLGIEIGPLIAGAGVVGVAIGFGAQTVVKDIISGMFYLLDDAFRVGEYIQSGSYKGTVEAFSLRSVKLRHHRGPIYIVPFSELGAVQNMSRDWSVVKFFLSVAHDSDVPQVKSITKAVGKALREDPEFNPLIIENLKMKGVEEINDYGIKLSFGMTMKPTSLQSAIRRRAYAMIREAFNKNGIKIAVPTVQVSGGKDEDSVAAAQKTLATQKAALMPAPT; encoded by the coding sequence ATGGCAGCATTTTCGAAAATGGTCTCCGTCGGCATGATGTTCACCGCGGTCGCGCTGTCGGTCGTCATTCTCCTTGGCGTTTCCGCAACCGCAGCGCAGGACAACACCGAAGCGAAGGCGCAGCCCGAGAGCGTTCAGCATTTCATCGGCCTGCTTGCAAATCCGGACGTACAGGCGTGGCTTTTAGAGCAACAGAAAAGCGCCACGCCAGCCAAGACGGAAACGGAACCGGCGCAACCAGCGTTGGGCGACAGGGTTTCCTTTGCCGACGTTACGACGAAATTTCGCAGCCATGTCGCTGACCTTCTCGCCGCCGCGCATTCCCTCCCTTCGGAGACTTTCCGCGCGGGCGCGCTGCTCGAGCGCGACATCCGGACGAATGGCGGAACACGCCCGGTTTTCCTTGTCGCGGCGTTCGTTGCAGCCGGGCTCGGCGCCCAATGGCTGTTCCGTCGGGCCAGCGCCGGCTGGCGAGCCCGCATGGCGACTGCATCCTTTGCAACGGTGCGGGAGAAGCTGATCGCCATCGCCGCCCGCTTGCTGTGGGCGGCCTGCTACGTGCTGTCGTTCGGGCTTGGCAGTATCGGGTTCTTTCTCCTGTTCGAGTGGCCGACGCTCATCCGTGAAGTGGTTGTGGCATACCTGTTCGCGATCGTCGTCTTCCGCCTCGCAACGGCACTGCTCGACGTCGTTCTGGCGCCGGTCCGGGAAAACGAGAACCAGTTTCGCCTCGTGCCGGTTTCCAATGAAACGGCCCAGTTCTGGGCAAAGCGTCTGGGCTACGCCATCGGGTGGTACGCCTTCGGCTCGGTGACGATCCGCCTGCTTAGCACGCTCGGTTTTTCCGATGCCACCCGCCAACTCGTCGCCTATTCCCTCGGCCTCGTACTCTTCGCAATCGGCATCGAAGCTGTCTGGCGCGCGCCGCGTGAAGCGCCCGCCGGCCGCGCCGGTCTGCGGCTTCGAAAGGTCCTCTGGACGGCCTATCTGGTTGGTGTCTGGCTGCTGTGGGTCATCGGCGCGATAAAGCTGTTCTGGATCGCCGTCGTCTGCGCAGCACTACCGGCCGCCATCGCCCTCACAAGGGCGTCCGTCAGCAATATCCTGCGTGCCCCAGGGGCGGAGGACAGCCAGGAGAAGGGCACCGTCCTCTCGGTGATCATCGAGCGCGGCATAAGGGCGGCGCTGATCGTCGGAGCGATCGTTTTTCTCGCCAATGTGCTGGGCGTCCGCCTCACCGAAATGACGATGCAGGATTCGCCTGCGCTGCGCCTTGGCAGGGGCCTGTTGAGCGCGGGTATCATTCTCCTCGTCGTCGATCTCGCCTGGAACATCGTCAAGGTGCTCATCGACCACAAGATCGGCGACAGTCAGGAGGCGTTCGAGATCGGCAGCGAGCAGGAGCGCCGGCGCTCCCGGATACGGACGCTGCTGCCCATCCTGCGCAATCTCCTGATGATCCTGTTTGCAGCCGTCGCCGTCATGATGGCCTTGTCCTCGCTCGGCATCGAGATCGGCCCGCTGATCGCTGGAGCCGGCGTGGTCGGCGTTGCCATCGGCTTTGGCGCGCAGACGGTGGTCAAGGACATCATCAGCGGCATGTTCTACCTACTCGATGATGCCTTCCGGGTCGGCGAGTACATCCAGAGCGGCAGTTACAAGGGTACCGTCGAGGCTTTCAGCCTGCGCTCCGTCAAACTCAGGCATCATCGCGGCCCGATCTACATCGTCCCGTTCAGCGAACTGGGTGCGGTGCAGAACATGAGCCGCGACTGGTCGGTCGTTAAGTTCTTCCTGTCCGTCGCCCACGATTCCGACGTGCCGCAAGTCAAGAGCATCACGAAAGCCGTTGGCAAGGCCCTGCGCGAGGATCCCGAATTCAACCCGCTGATCATCGAGAACCTGAAGATGAAGGGTGTCGAGGAGATCAACGACTACGGCATCAAGCTCAGCTTCGGGATGACCATGAAACCCACGTCCTTGCAGTCGGCCATCCGCCGCCGGGCCTATGCCATGATTCGGGAAGCCTTCAACAAGAACGGCATCAAGATCGCCGTACCGACCGTGCAGGTTTCGGGGGGCAAGGACGAGGACAGTGTCGCCGCGGCGCAGAAGACGCTGGCAACGCAGAAAGCGGCGCTGATGCCCGCCCCGACGTGA
- a CDS encoding DMT family transporter, whose amino-acid sequence MTHLTAASPASGTARLGVILMLLGMVMFSLNDVLGKWLVATYSVGQLMLIRSIAAIVVLAPFFWRVGWRRLIDVDRPKLHLLRSALFAFEASGFYFAVAYMPLADAMTYWLAAPIYVAAMSPLLLGEKVGWRRWSAIIVGFIGVVIALEPSKDSFTLPALIAVAGSLAFSLAMVLGRSLRAAPDTTLVFWQVAGAAIFAGVWCLVDPAGWAPVSSVDFGLLSLLGIVAMGAHMLVNRSLKLADASTVVPLQYTLLIWAVLFGWMFFGDAPRPAMLIGAAVIVASGLFIFFREQQLKRRARG is encoded by the coding sequence ATGACACACTTGACCGCCGCCTCCCCTGCTTCAGGCACCGCCCGCCTCGGCGTGATCCTGATGCTGCTCGGCATGGTCATGTTCTCGCTGAACGACGTGCTCGGCAAATGGCTGGTCGCGACCTACTCCGTCGGCCAGCTCATGCTGATCCGCAGCATCGCCGCGATCGTCGTGCTCGCGCCGTTCTTCTGGCGCGTCGGTTGGCGCCGCCTCATCGATGTCGACCGGCCGAAACTGCACCTGCTGCGCTCCGCCCTCTTCGCCTTCGAGGCCTCCGGCTTCTACTTCGCCGTCGCCTATATGCCGCTTGCCGACGCCATGACCTACTGGCTTGCAGCCCCCATCTACGTCGCCGCCATGTCGCCGCTGCTGCTCGGCGAAAAGGTCGGTTGGCGGCGCTGGTCGGCCATCATCGTCGGCTTCATCGGCGTGGTCATCGCACTGGAACCATCGAAGGATAGTTTCACCCTGCCTGCCCTGATCGCCGTCGCCGGCAGCCTCGCCTTCAGCCTTGCCATGGTGCTTGGCCGATCGCTGCGCGCCGCACCCGATACGACGCTGGTCTTCTGGCAGGTGGCGGGTGCCGCGATCTTCGCGGGCGTCTGGTGTCTTGTCGACCCCGCCGGCTGGGCGCCGGTCAGCAGTGTCGATTTCGGCCTGCTGAGCCTGCTCGGCATCGTGGCGATGGGCGCGCATATGCTGGTCAACCGCTCGCTGAAGCTGGCGGACGCCTCGACCGTCGTACCGCTGCAATATACGCTGCTGATCTGGGCCGTGCTGTTCGGCTGGATGTTCTTCGGCGATGCGCCGCGTCCGGCCATGCTGATCGGCGCCGCCGTCATCGTTGCCTCCGGACTCTTCATCTTCTTCCGCGAGCAGCAGCTGAAACGCCGCGCCCGCGGATAA
- a CDS encoding DUF2955 domain-containing protein, with the protein MSTDSAAVAEQKRKGLRVAFAVSVGFTFAVFSGAIVPFLGPLFAAQFLLGSAQPMPLRKTIGAALVILLTGIALMALTILTAEHPLVLLPMLGLVYFSCFVAQSTGKGGPAVFLVLVVAIIVPLLGILNKELASSILFILVSGVLSATVLAWIAHAIFPEPPAQSADGPPPEERPPALGRALANTAILLASVVICLTNDNLNAAAVIPITVASLLGQLDLAASGRAAVGLVIVNLFGGVLASLAYAILDLRPSLFTIFIIVLVAALLLGGRAAAPSKDAPVFAGALTIFLILFGLGVSPLPGSAAESFATRILYVGMALVFTLLFAVLLSPRKSGMKQILA; encoded by the coding sequence ATGTCAACTGACAGCGCCGCCGTCGCCGAGCAGAAGCGCAAGGGGCTGCGGGTCGCTTTCGCGGTCTCCGTCGGCTTCACGTTCGCGGTGTTTTCGGGCGCCATCGTTCCGTTTCTCGGACCGCTGTTCGCCGCGCAGTTCCTGTTGGGAAGCGCGCAGCCCATGCCGCTGCGAAAGACTATCGGAGCAGCGCTGGTGATCCTGCTCACGGGGATCGCCTTGATGGCGTTGACGATCCTGACAGCCGAGCATCCCCTGGTGCTCCTCCCGATGTTGGGACTGGTCTATTTTTCGTGCTTCGTCGCGCAATCGACGGGCAAGGGTGGTCCTGCGGTCTTTCTCGTCCTCGTCGTTGCGATCATCGTGCCGCTGCTCGGAATCCTGAACAAGGAGCTTGCCAGTTCCATCCTCTTCATCCTCGTCAGCGGCGTGTTGTCCGCAACGGTTCTCGCGTGGATCGCCCATGCGATCTTTCCCGAGCCGCCTGCGCAGAGCGCTGATGGACCCCCGCCCGAAGAGCGGCCGCCAGCTCTGGGGCGTGCGCTGGCCAACACCGCAATCCTCCTCGCATCGGTCGTCATCTGCCTGACGAACGATAATCTGAACGCCGCTGCGGTCATCCCTATAACCGTGGCATCGCTGCTCGGACAGCTCGACCTCGCGGCAAGCGGTCGTGCAGCGGTCGGGCTTGTGATTGTCAATCTCTTTGGCGGCGTGCTCGCCTCGCTCGCCTATGCGATCCTGGACCTGCGGCCCAGTCTTTTTACGATCTTCATCATCGTCCTGGTGGCCGCGCTTCTGCTTGGCGGGCGCGCAGCCGCCCCGTCGAAGGACGCACCGGTTTTCGCAGGTGCCCTGACGATCTTCCTGATCCTGTTCGGGCTGGGGGTGTCGCCGCTGCCGGGAAGTGCGGCCGAATCCTTCGCGACCCGCATCCTCTATGTCGGGATGGCCTTGGTCTTCACACTGCTGTTTGCAGTGCTTCTTTCGCCGCGAAAATCGGGCATGAAGCAGATATTGGCATGA
- a CDS encoding IlvD/Edd family dehydratase, translating to MTDETTGKRRLRSQDWFDNRDHIDMAAIYLERFMNYGITPEELRSGKPVIGIAQSGSDLTPCNRHHVDLAKRVRDGIRDAGGIPIEFPTHPIFENCKRPTAALDRNLAYLGLVEILYGYPLDGVVLTTGCDKTTPSALMAASTVDIPAIVLSGGPMLDGWNEGDLVGSGTVIWRSRRKLAAGTIDDEQFLQAAMDSAPSIGHCNTMGTASTMNALAEALGMSLTGCAAIPAAYRERGQMAYRTGRRAVELVLEDIRPSHILSREAFLNAIRVNSAIGGSTNAQPHLMAMAKHAGVDLKPEDWQVHGYDIPLLADVQPAGRFLGERFHRAGGVPAIMRELLDAGKLDGGCPTVTGQIVLENLEGRAATDREVIRPYGEPLKERAGFLVLKGNLFDFAIMKTSVISPEFRERYLSEPGREGIFEGKAVVFDGSEDYHKRINDPALDIDERTILVIRGAGPLGWPGSAEVVNMQPPDHLLKRGITSLPTIGDGRQSGTADSPSILNASPESAAGGGLAWLRTGDTIRIDLEKGRCDMLVDAAEIERRKEDGIPPVPADATPWQRLYRQTVTQLADGAVIEGAADFRKIAETPPRHNH from the coding sequence ATGACGGACGAAACGACAGGCAAACGCCGGCTGCGCTCGCAGGACTGGTTCGATAACCGCGATCACATCGATATGGCCGCGATCTATCTCGAGCGCTTCATGAACTACGGTATCACGCCGGAGGAGCTGCGCTCCGGCAAGCCGGTGATCGGCATCGCGCAAAGCGGCAGCGACCTGACACCCTGCAACCGCCATCATGTCGATTTGGCAAAACGCGTGCGCGACGGCATCCGCGATGCGGGCGGCATCCCGATCGAGTTCCCGACGCATCCGATCTTCGAGAACTGCAAGCGGCCGACGGCAGCGCTTGACCGCAACCTTGCCTATCTCGGCCTCGTCGAAATCCTGTACGGCTATCCGCTCGATGGCGTCGTGCTGACGACCGGCTGCGACAAGACCACGCCCTCGGCGCTGATGGCGGCGTCCACGGTTGATATCCCGGCGATCGTGCTGTCCGGCGGGCCGATGCTCGACGGCTGGAACGAGGGTGATCTCGTCGGTTCCGGTACGGTGATCTGGCGCTCGCGCCGCAAGCTGGCGGCGGGCACGATCGATGATGAACAGTTCCTGCAGGCGGCGATGGATTCGGCGCCTTCCATCGGCCATTGCAACACGATGGGCACAGCCTCGACGATGAACGCGCTCGCCGAAGCACTCGGCATGTCGCTGACCGGCTGCGCGGCCATTCCCGCCGCCTATCGCGAACGCGGTCAGATGGCGTATCGTACCGGCCGCCGCGCGGTGGAACTTGTGCTGGAGGACATCCGTCCCTCGCACATCCTGAGCCGTGAGGCCTTCCTCAATGCTATCCGCGTGAATTCCGCGATCGGCGGCTCGACCAATGCCCAGCCGCACCTGATGGCCATGGCAAAACATGCCGGTGTGGACCTGAAGCCCGAGGACTGGCAGGTGCATGGCTACGACATTCCGCTGCTTGCCGACGTGCAGCCGGCCGGACGATTCCTTGGCGAGCGCTTCCACCGCGCCGGTGGCGTGCCGGCGATCATGCGCGAACTGCTCGATGCGGGAAAGCTGGACGGAGGCTGTCCCACCGTGACGGGGCAGATCGTGTTGGAAAACCTCGAAGGCCGCGCGGCGACCGACCGCGAGGTCATCCGGCCCTATGGTGAACCGCTGAAAGAACGAGCGGGGTTCCTCGTGCTGAAAGGCAATCTGTTCGATTTCGCGATCATGAAAACTTCGGTGATTTCGCCGGAGTTTCGCGAGCGCTATCTCAGCGAGCCGGGCCGCGAAGGCATTTTCGAGGGTAAGGCGGTCGTCTTCGATGGCTCGGAGGACTATCACAAGCGCATCAACGATCCGGCGCTCGACATTGACGAGCGCACCATCCTCGTCATTCGGGGTGCCGGGCCACTCGGCTGGCCGGGTTCGGCGGAGGTCGTCAATATGCAGCCGCCGGATCATCTGCTGAAGCGCGGCATCACCAGCCTGCCGACGATCGGTGACGGGCGCCAGTCCGGCACGGCGGACAGCCCGTCTATCCTCAATGCATCGCCGGAAAGTGCGGCCGGCGGCGGCCTCGCCTGGCTACGGACCGGCGACACGATTCGCATCGACCTCGAGAAAGGTCGCTGCGACATGTTGGTGGACGCGGCCGAGATCGAGAGGCGAAAGGAAGACGGCATTCCACCGGTGCCGGCTGATGCGACGCCCTGGCAACGGCTCTACCGCCAGACCGTGACCCAGCTTGCCGATGGCGCGGTCATCGAAGGCGCCGCCGATTTCCGCAAGATCGCGGAGACGCCGCCAAGGCATAATCACTGA
- a CDS encoding MarC family protein: protein MDFTVIDAALVGNLLLLLLIGMGPKIALVPFLEKTHAFDAETKARIGRQMVIAALITALLLFATGALLMRLLHITGGAVAVAGGIILALLAIKMAAGPIEKPHDEIGLPVDPAKIAIFPLAVPYLLNPVGITVIILVSAEVSSIASVAMVIGLILLVAAFDYLIFTNIDVLAKRMKPASLVVSEIVFGILLTAVAVQLFVTGLGKLGIISPVAVH, encoded by the coding sequence ATGGATTTCACAGTCATCGATGCCGCACTCGTCGGAAACCTGCTCCTCCTGCTTCTCATCGGTATGGGGCCGAAAATCGCCCTGGTGCCGTTTCTCGAAAAGACCCATGCGTTCGATGCCGAAACCAAGGCGCGCATCGGTCGCCAGATGGTCATAGCCGCGCTGATTACGGCTCTGCTGCTTTTTGCCACCGGCGCTCTGTTGATGCGGCTTCTCCACATTACGGGTGGTGCCGTCGCCGTGGCTGGCGGCATCATCCTGGCACTTCTCGCGATCAAGATGGCGGCCGGGCCGATCGAAAAGCCGCATGACGAAATCGGACTGCCGGTCGATCCGGCAAAGATCGCCATCTTTCCGCTCGCCGTGCCCTATTTGCTCAACCCTGTCGGCATCACGGTTATCATTCTCGTCTCGGCGGAAGTCTCATCAATTGCCAGCGTCGCCATGGTCATCGGATTGATCCTGCTGGTTGCCGCGTTCGACTATCTCATCTTCACCAACATCGATGTGCTGGCAAAGCGCATGAAGCCTGCCAGCCTGGTCGTCTCCGAAATCGTCTTCGGGATCCTGCTCACCGCCGTCGCCGTACAATTGTTCGTAACCGGGCTGGGTAAACTCGGGATCATTTCCCCGGTCGCGGTTCACTGA
- a CDS encoding HlyD family secretion protein — translation MVSEISDEPVPSPPPRNPLRRIALVVVALALAFFVLSIFMERRTPSTSQAQVQAYIVGIASEVTGRVVAVGVADNARVEADQVLFRIDPTRYELAVSEAEAALASAGQSIGASTATVDAAQAKLVQIQVDRDNLRDQYARASELVQRGVYSKARFDAAKSAYDQAEAAVSGAQADLAKAREQLGPTGKDNPQLRAALAALEKARLDLLHTVVKAPSAGVVTNLQLTIGKVVSAGQPAMTFIDAGTIWINAAFKENSLEKVAVGNRAEVLFDALPGRLFPATVESVGFGVSQGGTDPSTGLPTIKNDSGWVREAQRFPVRLTIEEADRPKGGVRYGSQANVVIYTGDNPITNAWGSLRMRIISVLTYVN, via the coding sequence GTGGTTTCCGAGATTTCTGACGAGCCCGTCCCATCGCCGCCGCCCCGCAATCCGTTGCGCAGGATCGCCCTGGTCGTCGTGGCATTGGCGCTGGCCTTCTTCGTGCTGTCGATCTTCATGGAACGGCGCACGCCGTCGACGTCGCAAGCCCAGGTGCAGGCCTATATCGTCGGGATCGCGTCCGAAGTCACAGGCCGGGTTGTGGCGGTCGGCGTTGCCGACAATGCCCGGGTCGAGGCCGATCAGGTTCTTTTCCGCATCGATCCCACGCGCTATGAGCTTGCCGTCAGCGAGGCCGAGGCAGCGCTTGCCAGTGCCGGCCAGTCGATCGGGGCATCGACGGCGACAGTGGATGCCGCCCAGGCCAAGCTCGTGCAGATCCAGGTGGACCGGGACAATCTGCGCGACCAATATGCCCGCGCCTCCGAACTGGTGCAGCGCGGCGTCTATTCCAAGGCGCGGTTCGATGCGGCCAAGTCTGCCTATGATCAGGCGGAGGCGGCAGTTTCGGGGGCACAGGCCGATCTTGCCAAGGCGAGAGAGCAGCTCGGCCCGACGGGCAAGGACAATCCGCAGCTCAGGGCAGCGCTCGCCGCGCTTGAAAAGGCCCGGCTCGATCTTCTCCACACGGTCGTCAAGGCGCCGTCGGCGGGCGTCGTCACCAATCTTCAGCTCACCATCGGCAAGGTCGTCTCGGCCGGCCAGCCCGCCATGACCTTCATCGACGCCGGCACGATTTGGATCAACGCGGCCTTCAAGGAGAACAGCCTCGAGAAGGTTGCTGTCGGCAACCGGGCGGAGGTGCTGTTCGATGCCCTGCCGGGACGGCTTTTCCCGGCGACGGTGGAAAGCGTCGGGTTCGGCGTGTCGCAGGGCGGAACGGACCCGAGCACCGGGCTGCCGACGATCAAGAATGACAGCGGCTGGGTCCGCGAGGCGCAGCGCTTCCCCGTTCGCCTCACCATCGAGGAGGCGGACAGGCCAAAGGGTGGCGTGCGCTACGGCTCGCAGGCAAACGTCGTCATCTATACCGGAGACAACCCGATAACCAATGCATGGGGTTCGTTGCGGATGCGCATCATTTCGGTGCTGACCTATGTCAACTGA
- a CDS encoding L-fuconate dehydratase has product MTKITSLRSIDLRFPTSQSLDGSDAMNPDPDYSAAYVVLGTENAGLEGHGLTFTIGRGNEICCAAIDAMKHLVIGLDLDWVRENPGRFWRHVTSDSQLRWIGPDKGAMHLATGAVVNAVWDLLAKEAGKPVWRLVAEMSPEEILDIIDFRYLTDALTPDEALAILKTAEVGKAERIAKLETEGYPCYTTSAGWLGYGDEKLRRLCQEAVDQGFTHIKMKVGRDLEDDKRRLRIAREVIGDDRYMMIDANQVWEVGQAIDWVNELKPYKPFFIEEPTSPDDVAGHKAIREAIHPVKVATGEMCQNRIMFKQFIAEGAIDIVQIDSCRMGGLNEVLAVLLMAAKFDLPVWPHAGGVGLCEYVQHLSMIDYIAVSGTKEGRVIEFVDHLHEHFIDPCRIENAAYMPPSLPGFSIEMKPESIAAYTFGK; this is encoded by the coding sequence ATGACCAAGATCACCAGCCTTCGCTCGATCGACCTGCGCTTTCCCACCTCCCAGAGCCTCGACGGTTCGGATGCGATGAACCCGGATCCGGACTACTCCGCCGCCTATGTCGTGCTGGGCACCGAAAATGCCGGTCTGGAAGGGCACGGTCTGACCTTCACCATCGGCCGTGGCAACGAGATCTGCTGTGCCGCGATCGATGCAATGAAGCACCTGGTAATTGGCCTCGATCTTGACTGGGTGCGCGAAAACCCCGGCCGCTTCTGGCGACACGTCACGAGCGACAGCCAGCTCCGCTGGATCGGACCGGACAAGGGTGCCATGCATCTCGCAACCGGTGCGGTGGTCAACGCGGTGTGGGATCTCCTGGCCAAGGAGGCCGGCAAGCCGGTCTGGCGCCTCGTCGCCGAAATGAGCCCGGAGGAAATCCTTGATATCATCGATTTCCGCTACCTTACCGACGCCCTGACGCCGGACGAGGCGCTCGCGATCCTGAAAACGGCAGAAGTGGGCAAGGCGGAGCGCATTGCGAAGCTCGAGACGGAAGGTTATCCCTGCTACACGACCTCGGCCGGCTGGCTCGGCTATGGCGACGAGAAGCTGCGTCGGCTTTGCCAGGAAGCCGTCGACCAGGGCTTTACCCATATCAAGATGAAGGTCGGCCGCGATCTTGAAGACGACAAACGGCGCCTGCGCATTGCCCGCGAGGTCATCGGCGATGATCGCTATATGATGATCGATGCCAACCAGGTCTGGGAGGTCGGGCAGGCGATCGATTGGGTGAACGAACTGAAGCCCTACAAGCCGTTCTTCATCGAGGAGCCGACGAGTCCGGACGACGTCGCCGGCCACAAGGCGATCCGCGAGGCGATCCATCCCGTCAAGGTCGCGACCGGCGAGATGTGCCAGAACCGTATCATGTTCAAGCAGTTCATCGCCGAGGGTGCGATCGACATCGTGCAGATCGATTCCTGCCGTATGGGTGGCCTCAACGAGGTGCTCGCCGTGCTGCTGATGGCCGCGAAATTCGACCTGCCGGTCTGGCCGCATGCCGGCGGCGTCGGCCTGTGCGAATATGTGCAGCACCTGTCGATGATCGACTACATCGCGGTTTCAGGCACCAAGGAAGGCCGGGTGATCGAGTTCGTCGACCATCTGCACGAGCATTTCATCGACCCCTGCCGCATCGAGAATGCCGCCTACATGCCGCCCTCGCTGCCGGGTTTTTCCATCGAGATGAAGCCGGAGTCGATCGCGGCCTACACGTTCGGCAAGTAG
- a CDS encoding alpha/beta hydrolase, protein MLIVLGGCGGHARNVLVPVADSEQKSTKVNMLVTTTRSRSVVQGEMFTGERARDAAFADITVSIPPSDARKVGEVAWPKKLPSNPATDFATLKAEEINREGAQKWLNASLKKSGDGSVLVFIHGFNNRFEDSVYRFAQIVQDSGVHSAPVLVTWPSRGSLLAYGYDRESTNYSRNALEMLFQHLAKEQNVKEVSILAHSMGNWLALEALRQMAIRNGRLPAKFQNVMLASPDVDVDVFRQQIADMGEHHPNFTLFVSRDDRALAVSRRVWGDVARLGAIDPEQAPFKQELADSQITVIDLTKVKAGDKLNHGKFAESPEVVRLIGARISDGQTLTDSKVGLGDTLLAATTSTAAAAGSVAGLILAAPVAVIDADTRDNYAGHVSSLTGSADTKGRPSKCVAGHNGQRTCARQ, encoded by the coding sequence ATGCTGATCGTGCTCGGCGGTTGCGGCGGCCATGCCCGGAACGTGCTCGTTCCTGTAGCGGATAGCGAACAAAAATCCACCAAGGTGAACATGCTCGTGACCACGACGCGCAGCCGCTCGGTGGTTCAGGGCGAAATGTTCACGGGTGAACGCGCCCGCGACGCCGCCTTTGCGGATATCACCGTCTCCATCCCGCCCAGCGACGCCCGGAAAGTGGGGGAAGTCGCCTGGCCAAAGAAGCTTCCCTCCAATCCGGCAACCGATTTCGCGACACTCAAGGCCGAAGAGATCAACCGCGAAGGAGCGCAGAAATGGCTGAACGCTTCGCTGAAAAAAAGCGGAGACGGCAGCGTGCTGGTCTTTATCCATGGCTTCAACAACCGCTTTGAAGATTCCGTCTATCGCTTCGCACAGATCGTCCAGGATTCCGGCGTTCACAGCGCTCCGGTGCTGGTGACGTGGCCATCGCGCGGAAGCCTGCTTGCATACGGCTATGATCGGGAAAGCACGAATTACTCGCGCAACGCGCTGGAGATGCTTTTCCAGCATCTCGCCAAGGAACAGAATGTGAAGGAGGTCTCCATCCTCGCGCATTCCATGGGAAACTGGCTTGCGCTGGAAGCGCTGCGCCAGATGGCCATCCGCAATGGCCGGCTCCCAGCGAAGTTCCAGAACGTGATGCTGGCCTCACCGGACGTCGACGTCGATGTTTTCCGCCAGCAGATCGCCGACATGGGCGAACACCATCCCAATTTCACATTGTTCGTCTCGCGGGACGACCGCGCGCTTGCGGTATCGCGCAGGGTATGGGGCGACGTAGCAAGGCTTGGCGCCATCGATCCCGAACAGGCGCCGTTCAAACAGGAGCTGGCGGACAGCCAGATCACGGTCATCGACCTCACCAAGGTCAAGGCGGGCGACAAGCTCAACCACGGCAAGTTCGCGGAATCGCCGGAAGTCGTGCGCCTCATCGGGGCACGGATCTCCGACGGGCAGACGTTGACCGACAGCAAGGTGGGGCTGGGCGACACGCTTCTTGCCGCAACGACGAGCACGGCGGCGGCGGCCGGCAGCGTGGCAGGCCTTATCCTTGCCGCTCCGGTCGCCGTCATCGATGCGGATACGAGAGACAACTATGCGGGCCATGTCAGCAGCCTTACCGGCTCGGCCGATACGAAAGGGCGGCCGTCGAAATGCGTGGCCGGCCACAACGGACAAAGGACGTGCGCACGCCAATAG